The DNA window TTGCGCGACCGGAGATACGCCACGGCCGACCGGTTGGCGGTGAAACCTCGGCCGCGCTAAAAAGCTCAAAAATGAGACAGGAGTCCCATTTTTCATTGAGCTGCCCTTGCAAAAATGATACTACCGTCTCATTATATAAATACATTAATCAATTTAACTTAAAAGCCAACACCAGGGAACATCAAAAAACATAACATAATGTTTTTAATTAAAAATTAGAAATCCCTTCGGAAAAATGCATGAAAGATACTTCAAATTTTGTCTATATTGCTACCACAGCAGATACCAAAGGACAAGAGTTGGAGTATGTGCGGCGGCTGATTGCCAGCCTGAATTTGCCCACGCTAACCGTCGATCTCTCCACCCGTAGCTTGCCGTTTAACTCCCCGGCCGATATCGGCCCAGAAGAGGTTGCCCGTCACCATCCGGCGGGCGCAGGCGCGGTCTTCTGCGCCAACCGCGGCCAAGCGATCGCCGCCATGGCGATCGCTTTTGAACGCTTTATCCTGACGCGGCGCGATATCGCCGCCCTGCTTGGCCTGGGCGGTTCCGGCGGCACCGCCATCATTACGCCGGCCATGCAGCAGCTGCCGATTGGCATGCCGAAATTGATGGTCTCGAGCATGGCGGCGGGCGACGTTTCCGCCTATGTTGGCGCCAGCGACATCAACATGATGTATTCGGTCACCGATCTCGCCGGCCTCAACCGCATCTCACGGCGGGTACTGGGCAATGCGGCGCGTCAGATAGCCGGGGCGGTACGCTTCGCTGCCGCCGATCATCTCGAAGACAAACCCGCGATCGGCCTGACGATGTTTGGCGTTACCACTCCCTGCGTTCAGGCGCTGGTCGCCAACCTTGCACCGCAATGGGATTGCCTGACGTTTCACGCGACCGGCAGCGGCGGTAGAGCGCTGGAAAAACTGATCGATAGCCGCCAACTGCACGGCGCCATCGATTTAACCACCACCGAAGTGACCGACTACCTGTTTGGCGGTGTGCTGCCCTGTAATGCCGATCGTTTCGGCGCCATCGCGCGTACCGGCCTCCCGTGCGTGATCTCCTGCGGCGCTATCGACATGATCAACTTCGGCGCGCCGAATACGGTACCGGCTCACTACGCCAACCGTCTGCACCACCATCACAACCCGCAAGTCACGCTGGTGCGCACCAGCGTGCAGGAAAACGCGCTAACCGGGCGTTGGATAGGCGAAAAAATCAACGCCTGCACGGGCGAAGTGCGCTTTGTGATTCCGACGGGCGGCGTGTCGGCTCTGGATGCGCCCGGCCAACCGTTCTGGGATCCGGCGGCGCTGGCCGCCTTTACGCAAACGCTGGAGGAAACGGTGCACGCCACCGACAGGCGCCGATTGATAAAAACGCCTTATCATATTAATGACCCGCGTTTTGCGCAGGCCGTTGCTGAACAGTTCCGACAAATTGGCGGCGGGAAATGACGATCGCGCAATACAACATCGACCGACAATCATGCATGAAAAAGGCCAGACATTTCGTCTGGCCCTTATTATTCACTGCGAACGCATATTACTGACCGGAGGACATCTGCTCCTTCATTTTATTCATGTGGTCCATCATTTTTTGCTCGCGTTTCTGATAATTCTCATTGTATTGTTTTTTCTGCTCAGGAGTCAGCAGGTTATACATTTTATTTTCCGCTTTGGCGCGCTCCAGCATGCGTTCGGATTGCGCTTTATTGATCGTGTCAATTTGCGCTTTCGCCTTCGCTTCATCAAAGCTGTCGGAAGCGACCAGATTATGCAGCGCCTGGCGTTCCTCTTTCATGCCCGGCCCGCGTTTTTGGTGCGAATCTTTCATGATGTCGCGCATTTGCTGGCGCTGTTGCTCGGTCAGGTTCAGCCCGGCGAACGGGCCGCCTTTGCCTTCGCCCTTGTGATGCATCATTTTCATCGGTGCCGCATCCGCCGCCGGAGCGGTTGTCGTGTCGGCGGCGAACGCCGCGGAAGCAGAACCCAGGGCCAGCGTGGAAGCAATAAATAAAGCCGTCAATTTACGCATAATCATTTCCTTAAAAATTTTTCTTCATCAGGAGCGCTGTACGTTAACAGGCTCATTCGTCGTCGGAGATAATAATAGGCTGATAAAATTCAAGTAATGCGAGGGTGTGTAAACTTTTTAAAACCCGTCATGGGTTTATTCACCAATTATGAGAAAAGTATGAAGATGGCGTTTATTCGGCGGAAATTTTAATTTCCCGGCGCAAATCCCCTCGGCGGAGTTATTTTTCAGTCTCACCCTCAACGCTATAATTTACTCGCGTTCACGGCAACCTTGCATCAACCGTTTTTCGCTAGCGAGAAGAATCTGTACAAACTTCGCGCGGCCCGATGTTCTCCTCCTACACTTTAAGACAACAGGCCGTCAGGTGCCGCTTACGCCGCAAAACCAATCATTGCTTATATAATAGTTTCCATCACCCGCCCCGCCTGTGGAAACCTGTTATATGATGCACAGACGCGCACGGCGACCACTTTCGGGCCAACAGGCTGCCCGCCGGTTCTTCGTGCTGACCGGCCGCCCGTGCTCTTTTGAGGAATCATCATGTCCGCAGACCAAGGCCCTGAGCTTCTTAACGCCCACTTCGGCACCCAGAGCCCCCATTGGCGGCTGGCGTTTGACAGCAATGCTTTGGAGCTGTCCGCCGTTAAGGGCAAAGCCCACATCGCGGTGGCGCTCAGCGCGATGGAAGCGGCGAAAATTCGCCGCCTGACCGGCGTCACCGCCAGCCTTGAACTGACCATTACGCTCGCCGGTGAACCGCTGCATCTGCATCTGGTCGGGCGACGCGTCAACCATCTCGAATGGGCGGGCACCGCTTCGGCCTTCAGCGACACCCAATCCGTGGCGCGCGATCTGGTGCACGGCCTCTCCTTTGCCGAACAGGTGGTGTCCGAAGCCAACTCGGTGATCGTGATCGTCGATCAACACGGCCGTATCCAACGCTTCAACCGGCTGAGCGAGGAGTACACCGGGCTGCAAGAACACGAAGTGATCGGCAAAAACGTTTTCCAACTGTTCATGAGCCCGGAAGAAGCCGCCGCCTCACGGCGCAACATCGCCGGCTTCTTCCGCAACGGTTCGTCGTATGAAGTTGAACGCTGGGTAAAGACGGTCAAGGGTGAACGGCTGTTCCTGTTCCGCAACAAATTCGTGCACAGCGGCAGCGGCAAGAACGAAGTTTTTCTGATCTGCTCCGGTACCGACATTACCGAAGAACGCCGCGCGCAGGAGCGGCTGCGGGTGCTGGCCAACACCGATCTCATCACCGGCCTGCCGAACCGCAACGCCATCCAGGACAAGATCAATCATGCCATCGCCACGCGCGGCGAAGAGAGTTTCGGCCTGGTCTACCTCGATCTCGATAACTTCAAGAAGGTCAATGACGCCTACGGCCATATGTTCGGCGATCGGCTGCTGGTCGAAGTCGCGCTGGCGATCCTCGGCTGCCTCAGCCCCAATCAGGTGCTCGCCCGTCTGGGCGGTGACGAATTTCTGGTGCTGGCGCCGCAGACCGACCGCGAGCGCCTGCAAACGCTGGCGCAGCGCATCATCGATCGGCTGAAAACGCCGTTCCGTATCGGTCTGATTGAAGTGTATACCGGCTGTTCGATCGGCATCGCACTGTGCCCGGAGCACGGCAACGATCTCGACAGCCTGATCCGCAGCGCCGATACCGCCATGTACGTCGCCAAGGAGCACGGCAAACGCACCTATACCGTTTTCTCGCCGGAGATGAACAAACGCGTCGCCGAATACATGTGGCTCGATACCAACCTGCGCAAAGGGCTGGAGCAAAATCAGCTGGTGCTGTACTACCAGCCTAAAATCGACGCGCGCAGCGGTGAAGTGCACAGCGTGGAAGCGCTGGTGCGCTGGGATTCTCCGGAGCGCGGCCTCATCCCGCCGCTGCAGTTCATCTCCTACGCCGAGGAGTCCGGCCTGATCGGTCCGCTGGGCCAATGGGTGCTGCAGACCGCTGCCGGCCAGGCGGCGCAGTGGCAAGAGCAGGGGTTGAATCTGCGGGTGGCGGTCAATCTCTCCGCCCGGCAACTGGCCGATGACAGCATCGTCAACGACCTGCTCGGGGTGCTGCGCCATCATCGCATGGCCCCATGCCTGCTGGACTTCGAATTGACCGAGAGCAGCCTGATTGAAGACGAAAATCGCGCGCGCGTGCTGATCACCCGGCTGCGCGAACTGGGTGCGCAGGTGCATCTCGACGACTTTGGTACCGGTTATTCGTCGTTAGCGCAGCTGGCGCGTATTCCGCTGGACGCCATCAAGCTGGATAAAAGCTTCGTGCGCGGGGTGAATTTCAACCCGGTTTCGCAATCGCTGGTACGCGCAATCGTTGCGGCGGCGGAGGCGTTGGCCTTCAGAGTGATCGCCGAAGGCGTGGAAACCGAGAGCGAAAACCACTTCCTCGACGAGGTCGGCGTGGACGAAAAGCAGGGCTTTCTGTTCGCGCGGCCAATGCTCCCGGAACAGCTGGAGCATTGGCTGCAGTCTTATCGCCCGCCCTCACCTTCCGCATGAGGCGGGCGCGTTAAGGTTAGCCGGCACGACGCAGGTTCAGGGTGTGGCGATCCTGCAACATCACCAGCCGCTCGATGTAGGCACGGTCCTTTTCCTCAATGGTAAAGGCCGAGTGCACCCAATCTTCGGTAATGTCCATCAGCTCGGAGCGCGTCAGCTGCAACACGCGCTGCCGCGCCCGCAACATGGCGCGCATGCCGTTGAGCTTCGGCCGAATGGTATCGATAAAGGTGCGCGTCGCCATGTAGGCGTCGCCGGGCTGGAACAGCTGATCCACCAGCCCACGGCTTTCGAACCACTCTGCGGTGTGCGACTCGCCGCCCCAAATCAGCTCCTCGGCCAAGCGCATGCCCGCCTTGCGCGCCACCAGCGAGTAACCGCCCATGCCGGGAAACAGGTTGAACGCGATCTCCGGAAACCCCATGCGCGCATTGTTCTGCGCCAACACGAAATGGTGCGCCAGCGCCGCTTCAAACCCGCCGCCCAGCGCGCTGCCTTCGACCATGGCAATGCTGACCGCGCCGGTGTCGAAACCGCGCGCCGCCGCATGCACGCAGTCAATGCAGGCACGCGCATAGGCCATCATCGCCTCGCGTTTGCGGTTTTTGATCGCGTCGGCGAAGAATTGCAGATCGCCGCCGACGTTGAACATGTTCGGCACCAGCGAGCCGGTGACCCAGAAATCGAACCGCAGCGAAGACTCTTTTGCCGCCTGCGCCAGCGTCATGATGTCCTCGATCAGCGCCTGATTGAAACAGGGGCGCGGCGCAGCGCGCAGCAGCATCCACATGATGTGTCGCCCCTCTTCATAGTAGGCGGAAAGCTGCGTCAGGTTGCCCGCTTCGGTAAACGGACGACAGGTGGGATGATTAAGTAATTTCATAAGACCTTCCAGTTTTTCTGTTGATGACGGATGAGACCGTTTCAGCCCCTACGGCTGCAGCGGAGCGGCGGTCGGCAAAGCGCGACGCCACACCATGAGTAAACGCTTTCTCACCGACGAAACAGATAAAAATTGGAGGTAGGGAAGTGAAAAAAACCGAGGCACCACGGGGTTTTCATAGGAATTTTACCTATCGGACTCTCCCCGGCATTTCATGCCGGGCGCTAACGCGTTAAGCTCGGAAAATGACCGTCCGCCTGCCCGGCGCGCAAACCGCCGCGGAGCTTTGGCTATAATCACTGCTGAAACATGCCATTTAACGTTAAGGAAATCGTGAAGTAATGCCTACAGGACCAGACCAGGAACACCGCCAACCCGCACAAGACACGCCGCCGAAGCCGCTTATCGCCATCAAGACCGGCCATGAGACTCTCGACCGCCGCATCGGTGGTTTTTCACGTCTGATTGAACGCATCAAAGCCTGGCCGAGCGTGGCGCACCTGCTGCGCGCCGCCGAACGCTTTAACGATCGGCTCGGCAGCCAATTCGGCGCCGCCATCACCTATTTTTCATTCCTCTCGCTGATCCCGATCCTGATGGTGTCGTTCGCCGCCGCCGGTTTCGTGCTGGCCTCCAACCCGGATCTGCTGGCCAGGCTGATCAACAGGATCGTCGGCAGCATCAGCGATCCGACGCTGGCCACCACGCTGAAGAACACCGTTAACACCGCCATTCAGCAGCGCACCACCGTGGGGTTGACCGGCCTGGCGCTGGCGCTCTATTCCGGCATCAGTTGGATGGGCAACCTGCGCGAAGCGATCCGCGCGCAGTCGCGCGACGTCTGGGAACGCAATCCGCAGGATCAGGAGAAAATCTACTTCAAATATACCCGCGACTTCATCTCGCTGACCGGCCTGGTGGTCGCGCTGATCATTACGCTGTCGTTGACCTCGGTCGCCGGATCGGCGCAGGCGGCGATCGTCAACGCGCTGGGGCTGGACGGCATCGAATGGCTGCGGCCGGCGCTGACGCTGATCGCGCTGTCGATCTCGATCTTCGCCAACTATCTGCTGTTCCTGTGGATTTTCTGGATGCTGCCGCGCCACAAACCGAAGAAAAAAGCGCTGCTGCGCGGCACCTTGCTCGCCGCCATCGGTTTTGAGGTGATCAAATTCGTGATGACGATGACGCTGCCGCAGGTGGCGAAGTCACCTTCGGGGGCGGCCTTCGGCTCGGTGATCGGGCTGATGGCGTTCTTCTACTTCTTCGCCCGCTTGACGCTGTTTTGCGCCGCCTGGATCGCCACCGCCGACTACAAAGGCGACAAAGCCTTGCCGGAACGCGAGCCTCCGGCGCGCTGAAGCCATGCATCGTGCCGGTGTTTTCGCACACACCGGCACTTTCCTCTGGTTATCAGGCAAAAGACCAGTCAATTTCTCTGAATCTTGCGGCGCGCCATCCAGAAAACCAGCATAACAAACTACCCAGTCACTTTTCTTTCCCCTTTTTGTAGCTATTCCCTCTGCGTGGAATCCATTTCTCAACGTTTAACGCTGCAGAAAAGATGATGGATAAAACATTAGTCTTTTTAACCGGTTAGTGACGGCACTGGCCAAAGTTCCGCCGTTGAAAAGGCCGAATGCTGTCACTAAGATGGATTTTTACCCCTCCTAACGATAAGAAAAATTATGCAAGCCACCATCGCACCCCCACTCGACGCCGGCGACGCACCCACACCGGTAAACTCCCGCGGAAAAGTCATCGTCGCCTCGCTGGTCGGCACCGCCATCGAGTTCTTCGATTTCTACATCTACGCCACCGCCGCGGTGATCGTGTTCCCGCATATCTTCTTCCCACAGGGCGATCCGACCACCGCGACGCTGCAGTCGCTGGCCACCTTCGCCGTCGCCTTTGTCGCGCGCCCTATCGGCTCTGCGCTGTTCGGCCACTTCGGCGATCGCGTGGGGCGCAAGGTGACGCTGGTCGCCTCGCTGCTGACCATGGGGATTTCCACCGTGCTCATCGGCCTGCTGCCGAGCTATGAAACCATCGGCATCTTCGCTCCTATCCTGCTGGCGCTGGCGCGCTTTGGCCAGGGCCTGGGGCTGGGCGGCGAATGGGGCGGCGCCGCCTTGCTGGCGACGGAGAATGCGCCGGCCAAAAAACGCGCGCTGTATGGCTCCTTCCCCCAACTGGGGGCGCCGATCGGCTTCTTCTTCGCCAACGGCACCTTCCTGTTGCTCTCCTGGTTGCTGAGCGACCAGCAGTTTATGGAATGGGGCTGGCGCGTGCCGTTTATCCTTTCCGCCGCGCTGGTGCTGATCGGCCTGTACGTTCGGGTGTCGCTGCATGAGACGCCGGTATTCGCCAAAGCGGCCAAGGCCGGCAAACAGGTGAAAGTGCCGCTCGGCACGCTGCTGAGCAAGCATCTGAAAGCCACCATCCTCGGCACCTTCATCATGCTGGCGACCTACACGCTGTTTTATCTGATGACGGTATATTCGATGACCTACGGCACCGCGCCGCAGCCACTGGGCCTCGGCTACTCCCGCAACAGCTTCCTGTGGATGCTGATGGTGGCGGTGATCGGTTTCGGCGTGATGGTGCCGATCGCCGGCCTGCTGGCGGACGCGTTCGGCCGCCGCAAGACCATGATCGCCATTACCCTGTTGATGATCGGCTTCGCGTTCCTGTTCCCGAGCCTGCTGGGCTCCGGCAACCAAACACTGGTGATGGGCTTCCTGCTGTGCGGCCTGAGCATCATGGGGCTGACTTTTGGCCCGATGGGTGCGCTGCTGCCGGAGCTGTTCCCGACCGAAGTGCGCTATACCGGCGCCTCGTTCTCCTACAACGTCGCGTCGATCCTCGGGGCGTCCGTGGCGCCGTATATCGCCACCTGGCTGGCAGCCCACTACGGGCTGTTCTACGTCGGCATGTACCTGGCGGCGATGGCCGGGCTGACGCTGCTGGCCCTGCTGCTGATGAAAGAAACCCGCCACCAGTCGCTGTGATCCCCTGCGGCCCCCTCACTACGGGGGGCCGCACGCGTTGTGCGTTTCCTGTCATAAAATCGGGCTATGCTGGTCGTTTCTCTCGGTAACAGGATCGGCCGATGTCTCTGCGTCGTGGGGTATTTGTCTGCGTTGCGCTGCTGGCGGCGCTCGCCATCGCACTCTATTACGGGTTGAAGCCCGACCATCCCGATGCGCTGTGGCGCATCGTCAGCCAGCAATGCCTGCCCAATCAGCAGGCGCATGACAACCCGGCGCCCTGCGCGCAG is part of the Serratia surfactantfaciens genome and encodes:
- the spy gene encoding ATP-independent periplasmic protein-refolding chaperone Spy, with product MRKLTALFIASTLALGSASAAFAADTTTAPAADAAPMKMMHHKGEGKGGPFAGLNLTEQQRQQMRDIMKDSHQKRGPGMKEERQALHNLVASDSFDEAKAKAQIDTINKAQSERMLERAKAENKMYNLLTPEQKKQYNENYQKREQKMMDHMNKMKEQMSSGQ
- a CDS encoding MFS transporter encodes the protein MQATIAPPLDAGDAPTPVNSRGKVIVASLVGTAIEFFDFYIYATAAVIVFPHIFFPQGDPTTATLQSLATFAVAFVARPIGSALFGHFGDRVGRKVTLVASLLTMGISTVLIGLLPSYETIGIFAPILLALARFGQGLGLGGEWGGAALLATENAPAKKRALYGSFPQLGAPIGFFFANGTFLLLSWLLSDQQFMEWGWRVPFILSAALVLIGLYVRVSLHETPVFAKAAKAGKQVKVPLGTLLSKHLKATILGTFIMLATYTLFYLMTVYSMTYGTAPQPLGLGYSRNSFLWMLMVAVIGFGVMVPIAGLLADAFGRRKTMIAITLLMIGFAFLFPSLLGSGNQTLVMGFLLCGLSIMGLTFGPMGALLPELFPTEVRYTGASFSYNVASILGASVAPYIATWLAAHYGLFYVGMYLAAMAGLTLLALLLMKETRHQSL
- the yhjD gene encoding inner membrane protein YhjD, coding for MPTGPDQEHRQPAQDTPPKPLIAIKTGHETLDRRIGGFSRLIERIKAWPSVAHLLRAAERFNDRLGSQFGAAITYFSFLSLIPILMVSFAAAGFVLASNPDLLARLINRIVGSISDPTLATTLKNTVNTAIQQRTTVGLTGLALALYSGISWMGNLREAIRAQSRDVWERNPQDQEKIYFKYTRDFISLTGLVVALIITLSLTSVAGSAQAAIVNALGLDGIEWLRPALTLIALSISIFANYLLFLWIFWMLPRHKPKKKALLRGTLLAAIGFEVIKFVMTMTLPQVAKSPSGAAFGSVIGLMAFFYFFARLTLFCAAWIATADYKGDKALPEREPPAR
- the pdeR gene encoding cyclic di-GMP phosphodiesterase, encoding MSADQGPELLNAHFGTQSPHWRLAFDSNALELSAVKGKAHIAVALSAMEAAKIRRLTGVTASLELTITLAGEPLHLHLVGRRVNHLEWAGTASAFSDTQSVARDLVHGLSFAEQVVSEANSVIVIVDQHGRIQRFNRLSEEYTGLQEHEVIGKNVFQLFMSPEEAAASRRNIAGFFRNGSSYEVERWVKTVKGERLFLFRNKFVHSGSGKNEVFLICSGTDITEERRAQERLRVLANTDLITGLPNRNAIQDKINHAIATRGEESFGLVYLDLDNFKKVNDAYGHMFGDRLLVEVALAILGCLSPNQVLARLGGDEFLVLAPQTDRERLQTLAQRIIDRLKTPFRIGLIEVYTGCSIGIALCPEHGNDLDSLIRSADTAMYVAKEHGKRTYTVFSPEMNKRVAEYMWLDTNLRKGLEQNQLVLYYQPKIDARSGEVHSVEALVRWDSPERGLIPPLQFISYAEESGLIGPLGQWVLQTAAGQAAQWQEQGLNLRVAVNLSARQLADDSIVNDLLGVLRHHRMAPCLLDFELTESSLIEDENRARVLITRLRELGAQVHLDDFGTGYSSLAQLARIPLDAIKLDKSFVRGVNFNPVSQSLVRAIVAAAEALAFRVIAEGVETESENHFLDEVGVDEKQGFLFARPMLPEQLEHWLQSYRPPSPSA
- a CDS encoding Tm-1-like ATP-binding domain-containing protein, which codes for MKDTSNFVYIATTADTKGQELEYVRRLIASLNLPTLTVDLSTRSLPFNSPADIGPEEVARHHPAGAGAVFCANRGQAIAAMAIAFERFILTRRDIAALLGLGGSGGTAIITPAMQQLPIGMPKLMVSSMAAGDVSAYVGASDINMMYSVTDLAGLNRISRRVLGNAARQIAGAVRFAAADHLEDKPAIGLTMFGVTTPCVQALVANLAPQWDCLTFHATGSGGRALEKLIDSRQLHGAIDLTTTEVTDYLFGGVLPCNADRFGAIARTGLPCVISCGAIDMINFGAPNTVPAHYANRLHHHHNPQVTLVRTSVQENALTGRWIGEKINACTGEVRFVIPTGGVSALDAPGQPFWDPAALAAFTQTLEETVHATDRRRLIKTPYHINDPRFAQAVAEQFRQIGGGK
- a CDS encoding crotonase/enoyl-CoA hydratase family protein, whose protein sequence is MKLLNHPTCRPFTEAGNLTQLSAYYEEGRHIMWMLLRAAPRPCFNQALIEDIMTLAQAAKESSLRFDFWVTGSLVPNMFNVGGDLQFFADAIKNRKREAMMAYARACIDCVHAAARGFDTGAVSIAMVEGSALGGGFEAALAHHFVLAQNNARMGFPEIAFNLFPGMGGYSLVARKAGMRLAEELIWGGESHTAEWFESRGLVDQLFQPGDAYMATRTFIDTIRPKLNGMRAMLRARQRVLQLTRSELMDITEDWVHSAFTIEEKDRAYIERLVMLQDRHTLNLRRAG